A portion of the Saccharospirillaceae bacterium genome contains these proteins:
- the prmC gene encoding peptide chain release factor N(5)-glutamine methyltransferase, with protein MTIDQWLKQARQQLQAAGHDSHSQESALLDAQLLLTHVLQQSRTYLYTWGDKVLTDEQCFRVNSLFEQRLSGEPLAYILGQREFWSLPLKVAPSTLIPRADTETLIEWVLDLAAQQQFPSLASALDLGTGTGAIALALASEFPQWQIIGADFQPEAVVLASSNQQTLGLNNANIILSDWYQAVAAQSFDLIVSNPPYIDGDDPHLDQGDVRFEPKSALVAEDAGMADLAHIISKAPEYLNDGGWLLLEHGFQQAEAVCDLLTQHGFTQVENRKDLGGNPRISGGKKL; from the coding sequence GTGACCATTGATCAGTGGCTGAAACAAGCCAGGCAGCAGTTACAAGCCGCTGGTCACGATAGCCACAGTCAAGAGTCGGCATTGTTGGATGCACAACTTTTGCTTACTCATGTGCTGCAGCAAAGCCGAACCTATCTTTACACCTGGGGAGATAAAGTACTGACGGATGAGCAGTGCTTTCGGGTGAATTCCCTGTTCGAGCAGCGCCTTAGTGGCGAACCGCTGGCATACATTCTTGGCCAGCGTGAGTTCTGGTCGTTGCCACTTAAAGTGGCACCTTCGACGTTGATTCCACGCGCGGATACCGAAACTCTGATTGAGTGGGTATTGGATCTGGCAGCGCAGCAGCAATTCCCATCTCTGGCTTCGGCATTGGATTTAGGTACCGGAACCGGTGCGATTGCTTTAGCGCTTGCCTCAGAATTCCCGCAGTGGCAGATCATTGGTGCTGATTTTCAGCCAGAGGCTGTGGTGTTAGCGAGTTCTAACCAACAGACATTGGGTCTCAACAACGCGAACATTATTCTGAGCGATTGGTACCAGGCTGTAGCGGCTCAGAGCTTCGATCTGATTGTTTCTAATCCACCCTATATCGATGGTGATGATCCCCACCTGGATCAGGGTGATGTGCGCTTTGAACCCAAATCGGCATTAGTGGCTGAAGATGCCGGCATGGCTGATCTGGCGCATATTATTTCCAAGGCACCTGAGTATCTTAATGATGGTGGTTGGCTGTTGCTGGAGCATGGTTTTCAGCAGGCTGAAGCTGTGTGTGACTTATTAACGCAACATGGGTTTACTCAGGTTGAGAATCGCAAAGATCTGGGTGGTAATCCGAGAATCTCTGGCGGGAAAAAATTATGA
- the hemA gene encoding glutamyl-tRNA reductase, with the protein MGIWALGINHKTAPVSVRERVAFDPAQMSDVLNQVQQLDPVSEVVILSTCNRTEIYYSSAMDTDASLPQEQQRTILTQWMSEHHNIELAELHGSLYCLGDDDAVQHTMRVASGLDSLVLGEPQILGQMKSAYAVAQEAGTVGTELGRLFRQTFSIAKRVRTDTAIGENPVSVAFAAVRMAQHIFADLSDSRALLIGAGETIELVARHLHQAGVKNMTLANRTLARAQNLAKEFRAEAVLLEDIPTALADADIIISSTASPLPILGKGAVEKALKKRRHKPMFMVDIAVPRDIEEEVAELSDVYLYTVDDLRDIIEENVRSREDAARQAEELILSGVEHYMRELKTLDAVNTLTDLRTHVDQVKDDQLQKALKQLQNGGDAEKVLRQFAHTFSNKLLHAPTKSLRKAGAEGRLEALDWTRELFELNSAPDSDQ; encoded by the coding sequence ATGGGTATCTGGGCACTGGGCATTAACCACAAGACGGCACCGGTTTCGGTTCGCGAGCGCGTTGCTTTCGATCCGGCTCAGATGTCAGATGTGCTTAATCAGGTGCAACAACTGGATCCGGTGTCTGAAGTGGTGATCCTGTCGACTTGTAATCGTACCGAGATTTATTACTCCTCTGCGATGGATACTGACGCCTCGCTGCCGCAAGAACAGCAACGAACGATTCTGACTCAGTGGATGTCGGAGCACCACAACATCGAGCTGGCAGAATTGCATGGTTCGTTGTATTGCCTGGGCGATGACGATGCAGTTCAACACACGATGCGCGTTGCTTCCGGTTTGGACTCACTGGTCCTGGGTGAGCCACAGATTCTCGGACAGATGAAATCGGCTTATGCCGTCGCTCAGGAAGCCGGTACTGTAGGGACCGAACTGGGTCGTTTGTTCCGACAGACCTTTTCTATCGCCAAGCGTGTACGGACGGATACTGCCATCGGTGAAAACCCGGTGTCCGTAGCCTTTGCTGCCGTGCGTATGGCGCAACATATTTTTGCCGATTTAAGTGATAGCCGTGCGTTGTTGATTGGTGCTGGTGAAACCATAGAATTGGTGGCCCGACATCTACATCAGGCCGGTGTAAAGAATATGACGCTGGCAAACCGAACCCTGGCGCGGGCGCAAAATCTGGCAAAAGAATTCCGAGCCGAAGCGGTGTTACTCGAAGACATCCCGACGGCATTGGCCGATGCCGACATCATTATTTCATCGACAGCCAGTCCGCTGCCAATTTTAGGTAAAGGTGCGGTGGAAAAAGCGCTGAAGAAGCGTCGTCATAAGCCGATGTTTATGGTGGATATCGCTGTACCACGTGATATCGAAGAGGAAGTGGCTGAGTTATCGGATGTCTACTTGTATACCGTAGATGATCTGCGCGACATAATTGAAGAGAATGTGCGTTCTCGCGAAGACGCGGCTCGCCAGGCAGAAGAGTTAATTCTGTCCGGTGTCGAGCATTATATGCGAGAGTTGAAAACTCTGGACGCGGTCAACACACTGACCGATTTACGCACTCACGTTGATCAGGTGAAAGACGATCAGCTGCAAAAAGCGCTGAAACAATTACAAAACGGTGGCGATGCGGAAAAAGTATTGCGACAGTTTGCTCATACCTTCTCAAATAAATTACTACATGCGCCAACCAAATCCCTGCGTAAAGCCGGGGCCGAAGGACGGTTGGAAGCACTGGACTGGACCCGTGAGCTGTTTGAGCTGAACTCGGCGCCGGATTCCGACCAATAA
- a CDS encoding YraN family protein has protein sequence MWFKSSSGKQPDVTQSRQLDARKPQQKRHYGEGIEQLAENWLMQQGLEPIERNYGIKAGEIDLILQHEQVLVFVEVRYRADDKHGSGAESITYQKQRKLRKTAEHYLQKQFGNTPPDCRFDVISASGNPVVFDWIKNAF, from the coding sequence ATGTGGTTCAAATCTTCTTCCGGCAAACAGCCAGATGTCACTCAGTCGCGGCAGCTGGATGCCAGAAAGCCGCAGCAGAAACGCCACTACGGTGAGGGCATCGAGCAACTGGCTGAGAACTGGCTCATGCAGCAAGGGCTTGAGCCCATCGAGCGTAACTACGGTATAAAAGCGGGTGAAATTGATCTGATCCTGCAACATGAGCAAGTATTGGTGTTCGTTGAAGTACGCTATCGTGCCGACGATAAACACGGCAGTGGTGCCGAATCAATCACTTACCAGAAACAGCGCAAATTACGCAAAACCGCAGAACATTATCTGCAGAAGCAGTTTGGCAATACGCCACCCGATTGCCGTTTTGATGTCATTTCTGCCAGCGGCAATCCGGTGGTGTTCGATTGGATCAAAAATGCCTTCTGA
- a CDS encoding penicillin-binding protein activator, which yields MAIGLGLSSVAGLSGCSTTPDYPASGLNEQTVGQSNQELLTTASTSLQNGEFRNAALQLQLLSERQLSGSDQLEYLLLAAELQLLDGDPQQASLYLSDAQNQQQFATAAQDRRFGLLKAAVLEAQQQFLAAARERDFLSAILLPNEQLRNHNQIWQDLMQLPEVELLAWAEKSPQTQFGHWLQLAAIVKNSRLTLDEHLAELDQWRTTNPAHPAALQLPGGLAILADIAAERPTNIALLLPLSGPLKKTGSAVRDGFMAAYYQSLNKGYDIPAIRIYDSQQYKDIDNAYSDAQTNGAQWLIGPFNKLSVQALQQRESLPLPTLALNYGERAQHYANEEMAQTEQQPATNLYQFGLAAEDEAVQIAQQAWNDGHRRALVMMPKGDWGQRIYAAFEQRWLELGGEIGEQRYYSNRKDYNPEIKALLNVDDSQKRFKTMRRILRQNTEFEPRRRQDVDWVFMVALPKQARQIKPTLAFNFASDLPVYATSHVFSGVVNKRKDRDLNGIRFCDVPWLLESSELHQQLENTLENGQRGYARLYAMGVDAFRLLPRLKQLEAFPNSQVYGSTGALTLDKQRRIHRKTECTRFRSGKPARLAVR from the coding sequence TTGGCCATTGGTCTTGGGTTAAGCAGTGTTGCCGGACTCAGCGGTTGCAGCACAACACCTGACTATCCTGCATCCGGTCTGAATGAACAAACCGTTGGCCAGTCGAATCAGGAATTGTTGACCACCGCGTCCACCAGCCTGCAGAACGGCGAGTTTCGCAATGCTGCGCTGCAATTGCAACTCTTGTCAGAAAGACAACTAAGCGGCAGCGATCAGCTGGAATACCTGTTATTGGCAGCGGAACTGCAATTACTTGATGGTGATCCGCAACAGGCTTCCCTTTATCTGAGTGATGCACAGAATCAACAACAATTCGCTACCGCGGCACAAGATCGCCGGTTCGGGCTGCTCAAAGCTGCGGTTCTGGAGGCGCAACAACAGTTCCTCGCTGCCGCCCGCGAACGTGATTTCCTCAGCGCTATTCTTCTGCCAAACGAGCAGCTGCGTAATCATAACCAGATCTGGCAGGACCTGATGCAACTGCCGGAAGTCGAGTTATTGGCCTGGGCAGAAAAGTCGCCACAGACCCAATTTGGTCACTGGTTGCAACTGGCGGCGATCGTCAAGAACTCTCGCCTCACGCTGGATGAACATCTCGCCGAGCTGGATCAATGGCGCACAACCAATCCCGCACATCCAGCAGCGTTGCAACTGCCAGGTGGTCTGGCCATCCTTGCAGATATCGCCGCCGAACGGCCCACCAATATTGCTCTCCTGTTACCCTTATCCGGCCCACTGAAAAAGACGGGTAGCGCGGTACGAGATGGCTTTATGGCGGCGTATTATCAGTCACTGAACAAGGGGTACGATATCCCTGCAATTCGCATCTATGACTCGCAACAATACAAAGACATTGATAATGCCTATTCAGATGCCCAAACGAATGGTGCCCAGTGGCTGATCGGACCGTTCAATAAACTGTCGGTTCAGGCGTTGCAGCAACGTGAATCATTACCCCTGCCAACATTGGCGTTAAATTATGGTGAACGCGCTCAGCACTACGCCAATGAAGAAATGGCACAGACCGAACAACAACCGGCAACCAATCTTTATCAATTTGGCCTGGCGGCAGAGGATGAGGCGGTACAGATTGCCCAACAAGCCTGGAATGACGGTCATCGTCGTGCACTGGTGATGATGCCTAAAGGAGACTGGGGCCAGCGTATCTATGCCGCGTTTGAACAACGCTGGCTGGAACTCGGCGGTGAAATTGGTGAACAGCGCTATTACAGTAATCGCAAAGATTACAACCCGGAAATTAAGGCCCTGTTAAACGTGGATGATAGCCAGAAACGTTTCAAAACCATGCGTCGCATTCTGCGCCAAAACACCGAGTTTGAACCCCGTCGTCGCCAGGATGTTGACTGGGTATTTATGGTGGCATTGCCAAAACAGGCGCGTCAGATAAAGCCTACCCTGGCGTTTAATTTCGCTTCAGATTTACCCGTTTATGCCACATCCCACGTATTCTCAGGTGTGGTGAATAAACGTAAAGACCGTGACTTAAACGGAATTCGTTTTTGTGATGTGCCCTGGTTGTTAGAGAGTAGCGAGCTTCATCAACAACTGGAAAATACACTGGAAAACGGTCAGCGTGGTTACGCCAGGTTGTACGCTATGGGCGTTGATGCGTTTCGTTTATTGCCGCGCCTGAAACAACTGGAAGCCTTCCCGAACAGTCAGGTGTACGGCAGCACCGGCGCACTGACGCTGGATAAACAACGCCGCATTCACCGCAAAACCGAATGCACACGCTTCCGTTCCGGTAAGCCCGCGCGCCTAGCTGTGCGCTAA
- the hemH gene encoding ferrochelatase translates to MSTKSRPPFGVLLANLGTPEAPTAKAVREYLAEFLWDRRVVDVPRPIWWMILHGIILRFRPRMVAKGYASIWTDDGSPLMAISKRQQKALKKQLAEAYGEEIPVALAMTYGKPTMEQAGLELRQSGVENMLVLPLYPQFSSSTTAAVHDRLGSGLKRCPHLPQTRWVNEYHQHPGYIQALANSVREYWAEHGQGDKLLMSFHGIPQRYEDRGDPYPSQCRATAKAVAEALQLEEDQWFCAFQSRFGREEWVKPYTDFTLKEWGEAGIGRVDVISPAFSADCLETLEELEEENRENFMEAGGQAYHYIPCLNDRDDHIQMMVDLVKQHTQGW, encoded by the coding sequence GTGAGCACAAAATCTCGTCCCCCATTTGGTGTGTTATTGGCTAATCTGGGTACCCCTGAAGCCCCAACTGCAAAAGCCGTTCGTGAATACCTGGCCGAATTCCTGTGGGATCGCCGGGTGGTCGACGTTCCACGGCCTATTTGGTGGATGATATTGCACGGTATCATTCTGCGGTTCCGGCCCCGTATGGTTGCTAAAGGTTACGCCAGCATCTGGACCGATGACGGTTCTCCGTTAATGGCGATTTCCAAGAGGCAGCAAAAGGCATTAAAAAAACAGCTGGCTGAGGCTTATGGCGAGGAAATTCCGGTGGCGCTGGCGATGACCTATGGCAAACCAACCATGGAGCAAGCGGGTCTTGAGCTGCGTCAATCCGGTGTTGAAAATATGTTGGTGCTGCCCCTGTATCCCCAGTTTTCATCATCAACAACGGCGGCAGTTCATGATCGCCTTGGCAGCGGTCTGAAGCGCTGTCCACATTTGCCGCAAACCCGCTGGGTAAACGAATATCACCAACATCCGGGGTATATTCAGGCACTGGCAAATTCAGTCAGGGAGTATTGGGCGGAACACGGTCAGGGTGACAAGCTGTTGATGTCTTTCCATGGAATTCCACAGCGTTACGAAGATCGTGGCGATCCTTATCCATCTCAGTGTCGGGCGACAGCAAAAGCGGTTGCTGAGGCGTTGCAACTGGAAGAGGATCAGTGGTTCTGTGCGTTCCAGTCCCGCTTTGGCCGGGAAGAGTGGGTTAAACCCTACACCGACTTTACCCTCAAAGAATGGGGCGAAGCAGGCATCGGCCGGGTGGATGTTATCAGCCCGGCATTTTCCGCGGACTGTCTTGAAACGCTTGAAGAACTGGAAGAAGAAAACCGCGAAAACTTTATGGAAGCGGGTGGCCAGGCATATCACTATATCCCTTGTCTGAATGACCGCGATGATCATATTCAAATGATGGTGGACTTAGTGAAACAGCACACCCAGGGCTGGTAA
- a CDS encoding DMT family transporter translates to MIQNNQLRAHSALVLAMLIWGSTFMAMKVVITDIAPMVVIFLRMIIGSMVFILAWRWIRHNIEYRQGDWRYLAVMALFEPCLYFIFEGLALKYTSAGQAGMVTAMLPLMVAVGAFIFLKERISKRQLAGFLLAMAGVVWMTLGSVQNEHASNPLLGNFLEFMAMVCAMGYTLMMKHLTERYPAIFLTAIQSFIGAFFFLPLALGSEWPASISIEQWGILLYLGVIVTIGGYGLFNYSLTYVKATVAVAYINLLPAISLIYAMIFLGERMNLEQWIAVAVIFSGVYLSRGGAPEAVSEEQDNEDKVKDDVNPAVG, encoded by the coding sequence ATGATTCAGAACAATCAATTAAGAGCCCACTCGGCGCTGGTATTGGCCATGCTGATCTGGGGCTCTACTTTTATGGCGATGAAAGTCGTCATCACCGATATTGCCCCAATGGTCGTGATCTTTCTGCGCATGATTATCGGTAGCATGGTATTTATTCTGGCCTGGCGCTGGATTCGCCATAACATTGAATACCGCCAGGGCGACTGGAGATATCTGGCGGTGATGGCATTGTTTGAGCCTTGTTTGTATTTTATTTTCGAAGGTCTGGCGTTGAAATACACCAGTGCCGGTCAGGCTGGTATGGTCACTGCAATGTTGCCTTTAATGGTCGCGGTGGGTGCTTTTATTTTTCTGAAGGAACGCATCAGCAAACGTCAGTTAGCGGGTTTTCTGTTGGCTATGGCCGGTGTGGTGTGGATGACGTTAGGCAGCGTTCAGAATGAACATGCCAGCAACCCGCTGTTGGGGAATTTTCTTGAATTTATGGCGATGGTTTGTGCCATGGGTTACACGTTGATGATGAAACACCTGACCGAACGCTATCCCGCCATTTTTCTCACGGCAATACAGTCTTTTATTGGTGCATTTTTCTTTTTACCACTGGCGCTGGGTTCTGAATGGCCGGCGAGTATTTCCATTGAGCAGTGGGGCATTCTGTTGTATCTCGGTGTGATTGTGACCATAGGTGGGTACGGTTTATTTAATTATTCACTGACCTATGTAAAAGCCACAGTGGCGGTGGCGTACATTAATTTGTTACCGGCAATCTCACTGATTTACGCCATGATTTTCCTTGGTGAACGGATGAATCTGGAACAGTGGATTGCCGTTGCTGTTATTTTCTCCGGGGTGTATCTCAGTCGCGGTGGTGCGCCTGAAGCGGTATCAGAGGAGCAAGACAACGAGGATAAAGTGAAAGACGATGTTAACCCGGCGGTAGGCTGA
- the rsmI gene encoding 16S rRNA (cytidine(1402)-2'-O)-methyltransferase, whose product MTSVPLLQSGTLFVVATPIGNLADLSERARQVLTAVDLIACEDTRHTQKLLQHLGLKKPLLSVHDHNERDRIDQVAEHLNGGRTMALVSDAGTPLISDPGYPLVQALRQKGFKVIPVPGASAVITALSAAGLPTDRFTFEGFLPHKSGAKKERLESLVQQTATQVFYESKHRILDTLAVMADVFGEEREACVARELTKTFESFYHGTLPDILQQLQVDSDQQKGEFVVMVAGNKHPQSDSAVNIDKLFRLLLAELPPKKAAAIVADISGENKKALYQRALEIQGKT is encoded by the coding sequence ATGACCTCTGTTCCACTGTTGCAGTCCGGCACCTTATTTGTAGTGGCCACCCCGATTGGTAATCTGGCCGATTTGAGCGAACGTGCCCGTCAGGTGTTGACTGCGGTTGATCTGATTGCTTGCGAGGATACCAGACATACCCAAAAATTACTTCAGCACCTTGGACTGAAAAAACCCTTGTTATCGGTTCACGATCACAACGAACGTGATCGTATTGATCAGGTAGCAGAACACTTAAACGGTGGTCGTACCATGGCGCTGGTTTCTGATGCCGGAACGCCGTTGATTTCTGACCCAGGTTACCCGTTGGTTCAGGCACTGCGCCAGAAAGGGTTTAAGGTCATTCCCGTGCCGGGCGCAAGCGCGGTTATTACTGCATTATCGGCCGCGGGTTTACCAACCGATCGTTTCACCTTTGAAGGATTCCTGCCTCATAAGAGTGGCGCAAAAAAAGAACGCCTTGAAAGTTTGGTGCAACAAACTGCGACGCAGGTGTTCTATGAATCCAAGCATCGTATCCTCGATACTCTGGCTGTCATGGCAGACGTTTTTGGTGAAGAACGCGAAGCGTGTGTGGCCCGTGAATTGACCAAAACTTTCGAGAGTTTTTATCACGGTACCTTGCCCGACATTCTGCAGCAGCTACAAGTCGATTCGGACCAGCAGAAAGGCGAATTTGTCGTGATGGTTGCTGGTAATAAACATCCGCAAAGTGATTCTGCCGTCAATATCGATAAATTATTTCGTTTATTACTGGCCGAACTGCCACCGAAAAAAGCGGCTGCGATTGTTGCTGATATCAGTGGTGAAAATAAAAAGGCGCTGTACCAGAGAGCACTGGAGATACAGGGAAAAACCTGA
- the prfA gene encoding peptide chain release factor 1: MKESILLKLEHLRDRYEEVGHLLSDPDVIGDQDKFRKLSKEYAELEEVANTFGDYQQAQENLEEAEILAQDSDPDMKAMGEEELVSAKGEIEDLTAKIEILLLPKDPDDGRNVIVEIRAGTGGDEAAIFAGDLYRMYTRFAETQGWRAELMSANEGEHGGFKEVITRISGTDVYSRLKFESGAHRVQRVPETESQGRIHTSACTVAIMPEVESEEEVDINKNDLRIDTFRASGAGGQHVNKTDSAIRLTHLPTGVVVECQDERSQHKNKAKAMALLATRLRDAQMQAAHAEQAATRKSLVGSGDRSERIRTYNYPQGRVTDHRINLTLYKLDEIVQGDLSPVIEPLIQEHQANLLAEMAGN, from the coding sequence ATGAAAGAATCTATCCTGCTAAAACTTGAACACCTGCGCGACCGCTACGAAGAAGTTGGCCATCTGTTATCCGATCCCGACGTGATTGGCGACCAGGACAAGTTCCGCAAGTTATCCAAGGAATATGCCGAGCTGGAGGAAGTCGCCAATACCTTTGGAGATTATCAGCAGGCTCAGGAAAATCTGGAAGAAGCCGAGATACTGGCCCAGGATTCTGACCCGGACATGAAAGCAATGGGTGAAGAAGAATTGGTAAGTGCCAAGGGTGAGATTGAAGATCTGACGGCCAAAATCGAAATTCTACTGCTGCCAAAAGATCCGGATGATGGTCGTAACGTGATCGTTGAAATTCGTGCCGGAACCGGGGGGGACGAAGCCGCTATTTTCGCTGGCGACTTATACCGTATGTACACCCGTTTTGCTGAAACTCAGGGCTGGCGTGCAGAGCTTATGAGCGCCAACGAAGGAGAGCACGGTGGTTTTAAAGAAGTCATCACCCGTATTTCTGGCACTGACGTATATTCGCGCCTGAAATTTGAATCCGGCGCTCACCGGGTACAGCGTGTCCCGGAAACTGAAAGCCAGGGTCGTATCCATACTTCTGCCTGCACTGTGGCCATCATGCCTGAAGTGGAGAGCGAGGAAGAGGTGGACATCAACAAAAATGATTTGCGTATTGATACCTTCCGAGCCTCAGGTGCCGGTGGTCAGCACGTCAACAAAACCGATTCTGCTATTCGTTTAACTCACTTGCCAACTGGCGTGGTGGTGGAATGTCAGGATGAGCGTTCCCAGCACAAAAATAAAGCCAAAGCGATGGCGTTACTGGCGACCCGTTTGCGCGATGCGCAAATGCAGGCCGCGCATGCGGAACAAGCGGCGACTCGTAAAAGTCTGGTTGGTTCCGGTGACCGTTCCGAACGTATCCGTACCTATAACTACCCACAAGGTCGGGTTACCGACCATCGCATCAATCTGACTTTGTATAAGCTGGATGAAATTGTGCAGGGTGATCTGTCTCCGGTGATTGAACCTCTGATCCAGGAGCATCAGGCAAACTTGTTGGCGGAAATGGCGGGTAACTAA
- a CDS encoding phosphoheptose isomerase, producing the protein MLSAEELPPYIEQGGQVMVQSLVSGGKILTCGNGGSAGDAQHFSSELLNRFERERPSLPAVALTTDPSTITSIANDYSYNEVFSKQIRALGNPGDVLLAVSTSGNSANVIQAIQAAHEREMTVVALTGKDGGGMASLLTAEDVEIRVPSDITARIQEVHLVVIHSLCDFIDCSLFGEE; encoded by the coding sequence ATGTTATCCGCAGAAGAGCTACCGCCCTACATCGAACAAGGTGGCCAGGTTATGGTGCAAAGCTTGGTCAGTGGCGGAAAAATTCTGACTTGTGGTAATGGTGGCTCTGCCGGTGACGCACAGCATTTCTCTTCTGAACTGCTCAACCGTTTTGAGCGCGAGCGTCCAAGCCTGCCCGCAGTGGCGTTAACTACCGACCCGTCCACCATCACTTCGATTGCTAATGATTACAGCTATAACGAAGTCTTTTCGAAACAGATACGCGCCCTGGGTAATCCGGGTGATGTACTGCTGGCAGTGTCCACCAGCGGTAACTCAGCCAATGTTATCCAGGCAATACAAGCGGCTCATGAGCGTGAAATGACGGTCGTTGCGCTGACTGGCAAAGACGGTGGTGGGATGGCTTCACTACTCACCGCCGAAGACGTTGAAATTCGCGTTCCCAGTGACATTACCGCTCGCATTCAGGAAGTCCACCTGGTTGTGATTCACTCGCTGTGTGATTTTATCGATTGCTCTCTGTTTGGCGAAGAATAA
- the moeB gene encoding molybdopterin-synthase adenylyltransferase MoeB: MNDQQLLRFSRHILLPQMDIEGQQALLDARVLVVGAGGLGCPVIQYLAASGVGAGEGELMVVDDDVVELSNLQRQTAHGTDDIGKAKVESAKEDALRLNPDCNVTALQQRADLAWLTKTLSAGNIDLIIDCTDNANIRYLLNQACLEHKIPWVSGAAVGLSGQITVFDPRQAQSPCYRCLYSDLDDQQLTCSENGVLSPLVGVIGSMQAIEALKLIADIGKPAVGKLMTFDAAGAEWRNWKLSKSENCPDCCD, from the coding sequence ATGAATGACCAACAACTCTTGCGCTTCAGCCGCCATATTTTGTTGCCACAAATGGACATCGAAGGGCAGCAGGCGCTGCTCGACGCCCGGGTGCTGGTGGTCGGAGCTGGCGGTTTGGGTTGTCCGGTGATTCAGTATTTAGCCGCATCCGGTGTTGGCGCTGGTGAGGGTGAATTAATGGTGGTGGATGACGATGTGGTGGAGTTATCCAATCTGCAGCGTCAGACCGCTCACGGTACTGACGATATTGGTAAAGCCAAAGTTGAGTCGGCCAAAGAAGATGCTCTGCGCCTGAATCCAGATTGCAATGTGACAGCGTTACAGCAACGCGCCGATCTTGCTTGGTTAACAAAAACGCTGTCTGCTGGAAACATCGATCTGATTATTGACTGTACAGACAACGCCAATATTCGTTATCTGTTAAATCAGGCTTGTCTGGAACACAAAATTCCCTGGGTTTCTGGCGCAGCCGTTGGACTGAGCGGCCAGATTACGGTGTTCGATCCGCGCCAGGCGCAGTCCCCTTGTTATCGCTGCTTGTATTCCGATCTGGATGATCAGCAGCTGACCTGCTCTGAAAATGGTGTGCTATCACCTCTGGTTGGTGTGATCGGCAGCATGCAGGCAATAGAGGCGTTAAAGCTGATCGCTGATATCGGTAAGCCAGCCGTAGGCAAACTCATGACGTTTGATGCTGCTGGGGCTGAATGGCGCAACTGGAAATTATCGAAAAGCGAAAACTGCCCGGATTGCTGCGACTGA